In Leptolyngbya sp. O-77, the genomic window CTGAATGCGGGCGAGGGAGTCCTGAATTCGCTCTGGAGCAATGCGGCCCGACGCAACCGCATCGCACACGGCGCGGATTGCGCCTTCAGGATCAGCAGGCATCAGCAAAATATCGGCTCCGGCTTCGACCGCCAGCACAGCGGCTTCGTTGGGCCCGTAGTGGTGGGCGATCGCCCCCATCACCAGCGCATCGGTAGACACCAGCCCGTCAAAGCCCAGGCGATCGCGCAGGTGCCCGGTCAAAATGCGGCGCGATAGCGTGGCGGGCCACTGCTCATCCAAAGCCGGAATCAGCAGGTGGGCGCTCATGACGGAATCCACGCCCTGAGCGATCGCCGCCTGGAACGGCGGAAATTCGATCTGCTCCAGCCGGGCCAGCCCGTGGGGAATCAGCGGCAAATCCAGGTGCGAGTCGGTAGCGGTGTCGCCGTGGCCAGGAAAGTGCTTGGCGCAGGTCAGCACGGGAAACCGCTGTGCGCCCCGAATGAAGGCAGTGGCCAGCTTGCTGACGATTTCCGGCGTGTCGCCAAAGGCCCGCACGTTGATCACCGGATTCGCCGGGTTGTTGTTTACATCCACCACCGGAGCCAGCACCCAGTTGATGCCCACGGCAAGGGCTTCCTGCGCCAGGGCCGCGCCCATCGCCTCGGCATCGCGCAGGGCCGCAGGCAAGTCTCGTTGGGCAAGTTCACCCAGCGCCATCGGCGGCGGAAACCAGGTCGCTCCCGAAAACCGCTGCCCCACGCCTTCTTCCACATCGGCAGCAATGAGTAATGGCAACTCTGCCCAGGACTGGAGTAAGTGCGATCGCCCGGCCACCTCCGCCGCACTGCCGCCCAGCAAAATCACGCCGCCCACGCCCAGATCTTCCACCCAGTGGCGCAGCGTCTCTGTCGGCGGCTCCCAGGCGGGATACTGAATCTGATGGTCAAACCAGTAGCCGGAGGCCCGCACAACCACCATCTGCGCCACCTGCTGCGGCAGCGACAGGTCTTCCCACTGGGGACGAAGTTGGGCGCGAGTCGTCATGAAACCGGGCTAAAAATTGGGCTAATCCTCAGCGCGAATGAGGGAATTGTCCTCATCCTCGTCCAGTTCGTCGTCCAATTCATCGTCCAGTTCGTCGTCGAACTCGTCATCGAATTCATCCTCCAGTTCGTCATCGAGTTCATCGTCAAATTCATATTCCGGTTCGTCGGAAGAGTCTGAGTCAGCCCGGTTCTCAGACGACTGGAGGGCTTCCAAAGACTCTGGCTTGCGCTCGGCGCTGAGGCGGTTGAGCAACGACAGAACTTGAGTGCCCCGCTCGATAGAGCGATCTTCCACAAACACAACTTCCGGCGTGCGACGCAGGCGAATCCGCTGGCCGAGCGTACTGCGGACATAGCCCGTGGCCGACTTTAGCCCCGCCAT contains:
- a CDS encoding glycoside hydrolase family 3 N-terminal domain-containing protein; its protein translation is MTTRAQLRPQWEDLSLPQQVAQMVVVRASGYWFDHQIQYPAWEPPTETLRHWVEDLGVGGVILLGGSAAEVAGRSHLLQSWAELPLLIAADVEEGVGQRFSGATWFPPPMALGELAQRDLPAALRDAEAMGAALAQEALAVGINWVLAPVVDVNNNPANPVINVRAFGDTPEIVSKLATAFIRGAQRFPVLTCAKHFPGHGDTATDSHLDLPLIPHGLARLEQIEFPPFQAAIAQGVDSVMSAHLLIPALDEQWPATLSRRILTGHLRDRLGFDGLVSTDALVMGAIAHHYGPNEAAVLAVEAGADILLMPADPEGAIRAVCDAVASGRIAPERIQDSLARIQQAKSKLRPDMPTGGTSHAWENLAPAGLEIESLLAHLAQPQTQCLAADLLQASMRVHLPALSRLQDLTLAEPRRTLIVLDDVLEREFLNRTAPAIALPRQCGFRVEIIDEHTPSSLAVSEPSPIPTLLQLFVRGNPFRGSAGLSQLAAVWFRHLRDTEQLAGLVVYGSPYILEQFLPQLPAEVPYVFTYGQMAQAQAIALQTLLPAD
- the rbfA gene encoding 30S ribosome-binding factor RbfA; translated protein: MATDRRVSRVSELIKREVSQLLISGIKDDRVGVGMVSVTEVDVSGDLQHAKIFVSIYGSDEARAETMAGLKSATGYVRSTLGQRIRLRRTPEVVFVEDRSIERGTQVLSLLNRLSAERKPESLEALQSSENRADSDSSDEPEYEFDDELDDELEDEFDDEFDDELDDELDDELDEDEDNSLIRAED